From the Phreatobacter oligotrophus genome, one window contains:
- a CDS encoding YcjF family protein, translated as MTRGSQPKPEVFRLDAKAVEIAPPSDAPVPTHTTPDPPADLAAPPPPPASWWTRFFWTGLGGLVSLAFGLAVSALIDDLFARAAWLGWVGLAALALFLVGGLALAIRELAALRSLARLDDLRERAAAALVARDDRAAGKVADDLLAAMAGNARTARGRTAAAAAFSDGIVDGMQRLRIVERELLEPLDREATRLVAEAARRVSVVTAVSPRAAIDLAMVFATAVRLIRRIAELYGGRPGTLGMWKLLRHVLGHMAVTGGMAAGDTILDQLVGQGLAAKLSAKLGEGVLNGLLTARLGITAIAVTRPLPYIGAPKPDVRDLVGDAVSWRGEPKEPPRA; from the coding sequence ATGACGCGGGGATCGCAACCAAAGCCCGAGGTCTTCCGGCTCGACGCGAAGGCGGTCGAGATCGCCCCGCCGAGCGATGCGCCGGTGCCGACCCACACCACTCCCGATCCGCCGGCGGACCTCGCCGCGCCGCCGCCGCCGCCGGCGAGCTGGTGGACCCGGTTCTTCTGGACCGGCCTTGGCGGCCTTGTCTCGCTGGCCTTCGGCCTCGCCGTGTCGGCTCTCATCGATGACCTCTTCGCTCGTGCCGCCTGGCTCGGCTGGGTCGGCCTCGCCGCGCTGGCGCTGTTCCTCGTCGGCGGGCTCGCGCTCGCCATCCGCGAACTCGCTGCCCTGCGGAGCCTTGCCCGTCTCGATGATCTGCGGGAGCGCGCCGCGGCGGCACTGGTCGCACGGGACGACCGCGCCGCGGGTAAAGTCGCCGACGATCTCCTCGCGGCCATGGCCGGCAATGCCCGCACGGCCCGGGGCCGGACGGCGGCGGCCGCCGCCTTCTCGGACGGCATCGTCGATGGGATGCAGCGCCTGCGCATCGTCGAGCGGGAACTGCTCGAACCGCTGGATCGGGAGGCGACGCGGCTCGTCGCCGAGGCCGCCCGGCGTGTCTCCGTGGTGACGGCGGTCAGCCCGCGCGCCGCCATCGACCTCGCCATGGTCTTCGCGACCGCCGTCCGCCTCATCCGGCGGATCGCGGAACTCTATGGCGGCCGTCCCGGCACGCTTGGCATGTGGAAGCTGCTGCGCCACGTGCTCGGCCATATGGCGGTGACCGGCGGCATGGCAGCCGGCGACACGATCCTCGACCAGCTGGTGGGGCAGGGGCTTGCGGCCAAGCTTTCCGCCAAGCTCGGCGAGGGCGTGCTGAACGGGCTCCTCACCGCCCGCCTCGGCATCACCGCCATCGCGGTGACCCGGCCGCTGCCCTATATCGGCGCGCCGAAGCCGGACGTGCGCGATCTCGTCGGCGATGCGGTCAGCTGGCGCGGCGAGCCGAAGGAGCCGCCGCGGGCTTGA
- a CDS encoding bleomycin resistance protein, with translation MAAQLTGFSAVFTVRDVAASLAFYRDRLGFRLQFGMGEPPTYAIIERDTVSLHLMPASQSPDGLGTSSIYVYVDDVDGLRDGLVAMGCPISFGPEDLSYGMREIAVRDPDGNCLTFGAPVPPAG, from the coding sequence ATGGCGGCGCAGCTCACGGGCTTCAGCGCCGTCTTCACGGTCCGCGACGTCGCGGCGAGCCTTGCCTTCTACCGCGACCGGCTCGGTTTCCGGCTCCAGTTCGGCATGGGCGAGCCGCCGACCTATGCCATCATCGAGCGGGATACCGTCTCCCTGCACCTGATGCCGGCCAGCCAATCGCCGGATGGCCTCGGCACCTCGTCGATCTATGTCTATGTGGACGATGTCGATGGGCTCCGCGACGGGCTCGTCGCGATGGGATGCCCCATCAGCTTCGGCCCCGAGGACCTGTCCTATGGCATGCGCGAAATCGCCGTCCGCGACCCCGACGGCAATTGCCTCACCTTCGGCGCGCCGGTCCCGCCGGCCGGGTGA
- a CDS encoding DUF2848 domain-containing protein, giving the protein MLSFTRYAAGRSDRIAMELETLVVAGWAGRDAAAIQHHIEELAAIGVPPPSSVPVFYRGAASLVTQSHRVEVLGPDSSGEIEPVVVSLADGLWVTVGSDHTDRKAETYGIALSKQMCAKPVATVLWKYEEVAPHWDELQLRAHVVIAGERVVYQEGTLAALRPPADLIAKWTGKDTLLPGTLMFGGTLGAIGGIRPAARFEMELIDPVLKRTIAHAYDIVDLPVVS; this is encoded by the coding sequence ATGCTGTCCTTCACCCGCTACGCCGCCGGTCGCTCCGACCGCATCGCGATGGAGCTCGAGACGCTGGTGGTGGCCGGCTGGGCCGGCCGCGACGCCGCGGCGATCCAGCACCACATCGAGGAACTCGCCGCCATCGGCGTGCCGCCGCCCTCCTCGGTGCCGGTCTTCTACCGCGGGGCGGCCTCGCTGGTGACCCAGAGCCACCGCGTCGAGGTGCTCGGCCCCGATTCCTCCGGCGAGATCGAGCCGGTGGTCGTGTCGCTGGCCGATGGCCTCTGGGTGACGGTCGGGTCCGACCATACCGACCGCAAGGCCGAGACCTATGGCATCGCCCTGTCGAAGCAGATGTGCGCCAAGCCCGTGGCGACTGTGCTCTGGAAATACGAGGAGGTCGCCCCGCACTGGGACGAGCTGCAGCTGCGCGCCCATGTGGTCATCGCCGGCGAGCGCGTGGTCTACCAGGAGGGCACGCTCGCAGCCCTTCGCCCGCCCGCCGACCTCATCGCCAAGTGGACGGGGAAGGACACGCTCCTGCCGGGCACGCTGATGTTCGGCGGCACGCTGGGCGCCATCGGCGGCATCCGCCCGGCGGCGCGCTTCGAGATGGAGCTGATCGACCCCGTCCTGAAGCGCACCATCGCCCATGCCTACGACATCGTGGACCTGCCGGTGGTGAGCTGA
- a CDS encoding DMT family transporter, with translation MSAGRMREAALLLTGCGLCLGSTFPLQKLAAAAGVPPASWVFASTLGASLLLTLGAIVKGVPPRGGHGAYYVIAALVSFVLPNLIVFVVIPRIGAGLTAVMFALSPIMTLTVASLVARKLPAPLGVLGILVGLAGVLVIIAFRGDAGGADATLGWVLLGLMIPVCLASGNVYRSHNWPAGADPLSLASAINLVAAGLLFAAVFASGEGMTGLAMVASVPVLIAAQVLATGANLAMFFRLQHVGGPVYLSQIGYVVAAVGLVTGTIWLGENYAPATWAGAGVVVIGVALVTLAQARASR, from the coding sequence GTGAGCGCCGGTCGCATGCGTGAGGCGGCGCTGCTGCTGACGGGCTGCGGCCTCTGCCTCGGTTCCACCTTCCCGCTGCAGAAGCTTGCGGCAGCGGCCGGCGTGCCGCCGGCCTCCTGGGTCTTCGCCTCGACGCTGGGGGCGAGCCTGCTGCTGACCCTCGGCGCGATCGTCAAGGGCGTGCCGCCCCGCGGCGGCCATGGCGCCTACTACGTCATCGCCGCGCTGGTCTCCTTCGTGCTGCCGAACCTCATCGTCTTCGTCGTGATCCCGCGGATCGGCGCGGGGCTTACCGCCGTGATGTTCGCGCTCTCGCCGATCATGACGCTGACGGTCGCCTCGCTGGTGGCGCGCAAGCTCCCCGCACCGCTGGGCGTCCTCGGCATTCTCGTCGGCCTCGCCGGCGTGCTCGTCATCATCGCCTTTCGCGGCGATGCGGGCGGGGCCGATGCCACCCTCGGCTGGGTCCTGCTCGGCCTGATGATCCCGGTGTGCCTTGCCTCCGGCAATGTCTACCGCTCGCACAACTGGCCGGCGGGCGCGGACCCTCTGTCCCTCGCCTCGGCGATCAACCTCGTGGCCGCCGGGCTGCTCTTCGCCGCGGTCTTCGCGTCGGGGGAGGGGATGACAGGCCTTGCGATGGTCGCGTCGGTTCCCGTGCTCATCGCGGCGCAGGTGCTGGCGACGGGCGCCAACCTCGCCATGTTCTTCCGCCTCCAGCATGTCGGCGGGCCGGTCTACTTGAGCCAGATCGGCTATGTCGTCGCCGCGGTCGGGCTCGTCACCGGCACGATCTGGCTCGGCGAAAACTATGCGCCCGCCACATGGGCGGGCGCTGGCGTGGTGGTGATCGGTGTCGCGCTGGTGACGCTGGCGCAGGCCAGAGCCTCGCGCTGA
- a CDS encoding universal stress protein: MFHTILCPVDTAEPGLETKALSVARQLAAESGASITLLAVVPDMPVMAAEYLPADFHANQMSEAEQTLKDLAVKSDLPQDKVQTRVRLGRPYHEILEEAEASHADLIVMASHRPRLATYLLGSNAAHVVRHAQCSVMALRPEAA; this comes from the coding sequence ATGTTCCACACCATTCTTTGCCCCGTCGACACGGCCGAGCCCGGCCTCGAGACAAAGGCGCTGTCCGTCGCCAGGCAACTGGCCGCCGAGAGCGGCGCGTCGATCACGCTGCTCGCCGTGGTGCCGGACATGCCGGTCATGGCCGCCGAGTACCTGCCGGCCGATTTCCACGCCAATCAGATGTCGGAGGCCGAGCAGACGCTGAAGGACCTCGCCGTGAAATCCGACCTGCCGCAGGACAAGGTGCAGACCCGCGTGCGCCTCGGCCGCCCCTATCACGAGATCCTCGAGGAGGCGGAAGCCTCCCATGCCGATCTCATCGTCATGGCCTCGCACCGTCCGCGCCTCGCCACCTACCTGCTCGGCTCCAACGCCGCGCATGTGGTGCGCCACGCCCAGTGCTCGGTGATGGCGCTCAGGCCCGAGGCGGCTTGA
- the hmgA gene encoding homogentisate 1,2-dioxygenase, protein MTLQYVTGFVPTDGRGGGSLQYMSGFGNSFETEALPGALPIGRNSPQKCNYGLYAEQLSGSPFTAPQATNQRSWLYRIRPSVKHSGRYRKVDKGLTRTAPEARNESQLPIDQMRWDPTPIPTDAVTFVNGLWTVTTAGDADTQVGMAAHVLVVTRSMTNEYFFNADGEFLIVAQENRLRFRTEFGVIEIEPGEICVIPRGIVFKVELVNGPARAYVCENYGGAFTVPDRGPIGANCLANSRDFLTPVASYEDREEPSTMYAKWGGEFYAATIGQSPLDVVAWHGNYYPYKYDLRHFSPVGPILFDHADPSIFTVMTAPSETPGTANVDFVIFPERWMVGENTFRPPWYHRNLMSEFMGLIYGVYDAKPEGFVPGGMSLHNCMLPHGPDAPAFEHASTMELKPAKLTGTMAFMFETRFPQRVTKWASELSTLQPNYADCWTGLKKHFDPAKKEPR, encoded by the coding sequence ATGACCCTGCAATATGTGACGGGCTTCGTGCCCACGGATGGCCGCGGCGGCGGATCGCTGCAGTACATGTCGGGCTTCGGCAATTCCTTCGAGACGGAGGCCCTGCCCGGCGCGCTGCCGATCGGCCGCAATTCGCCGCAGAAGTGCAATTACGGGCTCTATGCCGAGCAGCTCTCGGGCTCGCCCTTCACCGCGCCGCAGGCGACGAACCAGCGCTCCTGGCTCTACCGCATCCGCCCCTCGGTGAAACATTCGGGCCGCTACCGGAAGGTCGACAAGGGCCTGACCCGCACCGCTCCCGAAGCGCGGAACGAGAGCCAGCTGCCCATCGACCAGATGCGCTGGGACCCGACGCCGATCCCGACCGATGCGGTGACCTTCGTCAATGGCCTGTGGACCGTCACCACGGCGGGCGATGCCGACACGCAGGTCGGCATGGCCGCCCATGTGCTGGTGGTCACCCGCTCGATGACGAACGAGTACTTCTTCAACGCCGACGGTGAGTTCCTGATCGTGGCGCAGGAGAATCGTCTGCGCTTCCGCACCGAGTTCGGCGTCATCGAGATCGAGCCGGGCGAGATCTGCGTCATCCCCCGCGGCATCGTCTTCAAGGTCGAGCTCGTGAACGGCCCGGCCCGGGCCTATGTCTGCGAGAACTATGGCGGCGCCTTCACCGTGCCGGATCGCGGACCGATCGGCGCCAATTGCCTCGCCAATTCCCGCGATTTCCTTACGCCGGTCGCGTCCTACGAGGATCGCGAGGAGCCCTCGACCATGTATGCCAAGTGGGGCGGCGAGTTCTATGCCGCGACCATCGGCCAGTCACCGCTCGATGTCGTCGCCTGGCATGGCAACTACTACCCCTACAAATACGACCTGAGGCATTTCTCGCCGGTAGGGCCGATCCTGTTCGACCATGCCGATCCCTCGATCTTCACGGTGATGACCGCGCCCTCCGAGACGCCCGGCACGGCCAATGTCGATTTCGTCATCTTCCCGGAGCGCTGGATGGTCGGCGAGAACACGTTCCGCCCGCCCTGGTACCATCGCAACCTCATGAGCGAGTTCATGGGGCTGATCTACGGCGTCTATGACGCCAAGCCCGAGGGCTTCGTGCCGGGCGGCATGAGCCTGCACAATTGCATGCTGCCGCACGGGCCGGATGCCCCGGCCTTCGAACATGCCAGCACCATGGAGCTCAAACCGGCCAAGCTGACCGGCACCATGGCCTTCATGTTCGAGACCCGCTTCCCCCAGCGCGTGACCAAATGGGCGAGCGAACTCTCGACCCTCCAGCCGAACTATGCGGACTGCTGGACGGGCCTGAAGAAGCACTTCGATCCGGCGAAGAAGGAGCCGCGCTGA
- a CDS encoding cupin domain-containing protein, translating to MQPMSPGITKAGTGIDGIVWNILGQTYVPKQVSETSMSWHATFPPGTFVPPHIHPTQDEFIYMLEGRFDLVLEGKEFVATAGDLIRLPMGLSHGIFNKTDQTVKCFFWVSPTRKLYDLFWGIHSLPEQNPDAVVALSAKHEVVFLPPPPGA from the coding sequence ATGCAGCCGATGAGCCCCGGCATCACCAAGGCCGGAACGGGTATCGACGGGATCGTCTGGAACATTCTCGGCCAGACCTATGTGCCGAAGCAGGTCAGCGAGACCTCGATGTCCTGGCACGCCACCTTCCCGCCCGGCACCTTCGTGCCGCCGCACATCCATCCGACCCAGGACGAGTTCATCTACATGCTCGAGGGCCGGTTCGACCTGGTGCTCGAGGGCAAGGAATTCGTCGCCACTGCCGGCGACCTGATCCGCCTGCCGATGGGCCTCTCCCACGGCATCTTCAACAAGACCGACCAGACGGTGAAGTGCTTCTTCTGGGTCTCGCCGACCCGCAAGCTCTACGACCTGTTCTGGGGCATCCATTCGCTGCCCGAGCAGAACCCCGACGCGGTCGTCGCCCTCTCGGCCAAGCACGAGGTCGTCTTCCTGCCGCCGCCTCCCGGCGCCTGA
- a CDS encoding Hpt domain-containing protein, with protein MARIMSDDHLGGAMPVDLTHLSRQTFGDHDLEREVLALFERQSRTMLERLRNATSAKTWAEAAHTLKGSALGIGAFGVAQAAEAVECDQVDHLSSRAWDDLARLEQAVAEANGFIANLLKAA; from the coding sequence ATGGCGCGTATCATGTCGGACGACCACCTTGGCGGGGCAATGCCCGTCGATCTCACCCATCTGTCGCGGCAGACCTTCGGCGACCACGATCTCGAGCGCGAGGTTCTCGCCCTTTTCGAGCGTCAGTCGCGCACCATGCTGGAGCGGCTGCGCAACGCCACCAGCGCCAAGACCTGGGCCGAGGCCGCCCATACGCTGAAGGGCTCGGCCCTCGGCATCGGCGCCTTCGGTGTCGCCCAGGCCGCCGAGGCGGTCGAGTGCGACCAGGTCGACCACCTCTCCTCGCGGGCCTGGGACGACCTGGCCCGCCTCGAGCAGGCGGTGGCCGAGGCCAATGGCTTCATCGCCAACCTGCTGAAGGCCGCCTGA
- a CDS encoding flavin-dependent oxidoreductase, which yields MKAIIVGGGVGGLTTALMLTERGIACEVYEQASEIRELGVGINTLPHAIKELAGLGLLPRLDDVAIRTHELIYTNRFGQEIWREPRGVEAGFDVPQFSIHRGRLQTVIYQAVRARLGESRIFTGHRLGAFKQDESGVTAWFFDREGRHVRTATGDVLIGADGIHSMVRRSLFPTEGPPAWNGIMLWRGAVDWPDFLTGRSMVIAGGMSAKLVIYPIAEGLAPGRKLTNWAIAAKIGENNATPPRREDWSRPGRFEDIMPYLKRFTLPYVDAQRMIEATPEFWEYPMCDRDPLPRWSHGRVTLLGDAAHPMYPVGSNGASQAILDARCLADLLVSAEHPVQALWAYEQERLPMTAQIVRMNRKGGPEGVIDAVEERAPDGFSDIDTVLSFEERKAIVRGYASTAGFSQDKVNRRAA from the coding sequence ATGAAGGCCATCATCGTCGGCGGCGGTGTCGGGGGACTGACCACCGCGCTCATGCTCACCGAGCGCGGCATCGCCTGCGAGGTCTATGAGCAGGCCTCCGAGATCCGCGAGCTCGGCGTCGGCATCAACACGCTGCCCCACGCCATCAAGGAGCTGGCCGGCCTCGGCCTGCTGCCGCGTCTCGACGACGTCGCGATCCGCACCCACGAGCTCATCTACACCAACCGCTTCGGCCAGGAGATCTGGCGCGAGCCGCGCGGTGTCGAGGCGGGCTTCGATGTGCCGCAGTTCTCGATCCATCGCGGCCGCCTGCAGACGGTCATCTACCAGGCCGTGCGCGCCCGCCTCGGCGAGAGCCGCATCTTCACCGGTCACCGGCTCGGCGCCTTCAAGCAGGACGAGAGCGGCGTCACCGCCTGGTTCTTCGACCGCGAGGGCCGCCATGTCCGCACCGCCACCGGCGACGTGCTGATCGGCGCCGACGGCATCCATTCGATGGTCCGCCGCTCGCTCTTCCCGACAGAGGGCCCGCCCGCCTGGAACGGCATCATGCTGTGGCGCGGCGCGGTGGACTGGCCGGACTTCCTCACCGGACGTTCGATGGTGATCGCCGGCGGCATGAGCGCCAAGCTCGTGATCTATCCGATCGCCGAAGGCCTCGCGCCGGGCCGCAAGCTCACCAACTGGGCCATCGCCGCCAAGATCGGCGAGAACAACGCCACGCCGCCGCGGCGCGAGGACTGGTCGCGCCCCGGCCGGTTCGAGGACATCATGCCCTACCTCAAGCGCTTCACGCTGCCTTACGTGGACGCCCAGCGCATGATCGAGGCGACGCCCGAATTCTGGGAATATCCGATGTGCGACCGCGATCCGCTGCCGCGCTGGAGCCATGGCCGTGTCACGCTGCTGGGGGACGCCGCCCATCCCATGTATCCCGTGGGCTCCAACGGCGCCTCGCAGGCGATCCTCGATGCGCGTTGCCTGGCCGACCTGCTCGTCTCGGCCGAGCATCCGGTCCAGGCGCTCTGGGCCTATGAGCAGGAGCGCCTGCCCATGACCGCGCAGATCGTGCGCATGAACCGCAAGGGCGGCCCCGAGGGCGTCATCGACGCCGTCGAGGAGCGCGCGCCGGACGGCTTCAGCGACATCGACACCGTGCTCTCCTTCGAGGAGCGCAAGGCCATCGTGCGCGGCTATGCCTCCACGGCGGGCTTCTCGCAGGACAAGGTCAACCGCAGGGCGGCCTGA
- a CDS encoding YcjX family protein has translation MVWTGWVNETRLAARSIAAYATDWASPTLRLGVTGLSRSGKTVFITALVHGLLTASRWPVFEAQAQGRIARVRLEPQADDGIPRFPYEEHLATLTARREWPEGTRRISEIRLAIDFASNAGFMRGSSKTLTLDIVDYPGEWLLDLTLLGQTYAEWSRLAIDAARRPPRAALAAEWLEATATAEPFGRGGEAEALRLADAFTRYLKSCRDERVSLSTLPPGRFLLPGEMEGSPALTFAPLDLAGRVPPADSLAALMERRFESYKRLVVMPFYTRHFATLDRQIVLVDALAALNAGPAALADLEVALADVLTAFRPGANSILSSMLGRRIDRILFAATKADHLHQTSHDRLEALLKRLTDRAIRRASFAGAGVDAVALAALRATRETTVTRRGESLPCIVGTPLPGERAGAETFTGTEEVAVFPGALPADPTALFDGPDAFRGEDYRFVRFLPPKADPTQALPHIRLDRAVEFLIGDRLA, from the coding sequence ATGGTCTGGACCGGCTGGGTGAACGAGACGCGGCTCGCCGCAAGGTCCATCGCGGCCTATGCGACGGACTGGGCGAGCCCGACGCTGCGGCTCGGCGTCACCGGCCTGTCGCGCTCGGGCAAGACCGTCTTCATCACGGCGCTGGTGCACGGCCTGCTCACCGCATCCCGCTGGCCGGTTTTCGAGGCCCAGGCCCAAGGCCGCATCGCCCGCGTCCGGCTGGAGCCGCAGGCGGACGATGGCATCCCGCGCTTCCCCTACGAGGAGCATCTGGCGACGCTGACTGCCCGCCGCGAATGGCCGGAGGGCACCAGGCGCATCAGCGAGATCCGTCTCGCCATCGACTTTGCCTCCAATGCCGGCTTCATGCGCGGCAGCAGCAAGACCCTGACCCTCGACATCGTCGACTATCCCGGCGAGTGGCTGCTCGACCTGACGCTGCTCGGACAGACCTATGCCGAGTGGTCGCGGCTCGCCATCGACGCCGCCCGTCGTCCGCCGCGCGCCGCGCTCGCCGCGGAATGGCTGGAGGCGACGGCCACGGCCGAGCCCTTCGGCCGGGGCGGGGAGGCGGAGGCCCTGCGCCTTGCCGACGCGTTCACGCGCTATCTCAAGTCCTGCCGCGACGAGCGCGTCTCGCTCTCCACCCTGCCGCCCGGCCGCTTCCTGCTGCCGGGCGAGATGGAGGGCTCGCCGGCGCTCACCTTCGCGCCGCTCGACCTCGCCGGGCGCGTTCCCCCCGCCGACAGCCTCGCCGCGCTGATGGAGCGGCGCTTCGAGAGCTACAAGCGGCTGGTGGTGATGCCCTTCTACACCCGCCATTTCGCCACGCTGGACCGCCAGATCGTGCTGGTCGACGCGCTTGCCGCGCTCAATGCGGGACCGGCGGCGCTGGCCGACCTCGAAGTGGCGCTGGCCGACGTGCTCACCGCCTTCCGGCCCGGCGCGAACTCCATCCTCTCGTCCATGCTGGGACGCCGGATCGACCGTATCCTCTTCGCCGCCACCAAGGCCGACCATCTCCACCAGACCAGCCACGACCGCCTTGAGGCCCTGCTGAAGCGCCTCACCGATCGCGCCATCCGCCGGGCGAGCTTTGCCGGCGCCGGCGTGGATGCCGTGGCGCTCGCCGCGCTGCGGGCCACGCGGGAGACGACGGTGACGCGCCGCGGCGAGAGCCTGCCCTGCATCGTCGGCACGCCGTTGCCCGGCGAGCGCGCGGGAGCCGAGACCTTCACCGGCACCGAGGAGGTGGCGGTCTTCCCCGGCGCGCTGCCGGCCGATCCGACGGCGCTCTTTGACGGTCCCGATGCCTTCCGCGGCGAGGACTACCGCTTCGTGCGGTTCCTGCCGCCGAAGGCCGATCCGACCCAGGCGCTCCCGCATATCCGCCTGGACCGGGCCGTCGAGTTTCTCATCGGAGACCGCCTGGCATGA
- a CDS encoding DMT family transporter → MTSPVAPPPAAERPLPAIAAQFVCFTLVSIADSILKIIVAEAPSWQIMAMRSASSLLILTPIILVQMARGRATLRTGRLKAHILRAALSAVSVFAYFEALRELDLPVATAILFVTPFFVVMLSGLVLREHVGLNRWIAVAIGFVGALVIIRPGPEGVSLAALLAVLSAATWGAAMVAIRALGKTEGTLSILFYFNLFICLIALAFALPGWQPVPGWLIATILLNAAIQLVAQSFMLMAFRFASASVSAPVQYTQLLWSVAAGWFVFNVFPGPQVFAGAAIIVASGLYLIWSERRPRRPS, encoded by the coding sequence ATGACGTCGCCGGTCGCGCCTCCCCCGGCCGCCGAGCGGCCGCTGCCGGCCATTGCCGCGCAGTTCGTCTGCTTCACGCTGGTCTCGATCGCCGACTCGATCCTGAAGATCATCGTCGCCGAGGCGCCGAGCTGGCAGATCATGGCGATGCGCTCGGCCTCCAGCCTGCTGATCCTCACGCCGATCATCCTCGTCCAGATGGCGCGCGGCCGGGCGACCCTGCGCACCGGCCGGCTGAAGGCCCATATCCTGCGCGCGGCGCTCTCGGCCGTCTCGGTCTTCGCCTATTTCGAGGCGCTGCGCGAACTCGACCTGCCGGTCGCCACCGCCATCCTCTTCGTCACGCCCTTCTTCGTGGTGATGCTCTCGGGCCTCGTCCTGCGCGAACATGTCGGCCTCAACCGCTGGATCGCGGTCGCCATCGGCTTTGTCGGGGCCCTCGTCATCATCCGCCCCGGCCCGGAAGGCGTGTCGCTGGCGGCCCTGCTCGCCGTGCTCTCGGCTGCCACCTGGGGCGCGGCGATGGTCGCCATCCGGGCGCTGGGCAAGACCGAGGGGACGCTCTCGATCCTCTTCTATTTCAACCTCTTCATCTGCCTCATCGCGCTCGCCTTCGCCTTGCCGGGATGGCAGCCGGTGCCGGGCTGGCTCATCGCGACCATCCTCCTCAACGCCGCCATCCAGCTCGTCGCCCAGTCCTTCATGCTGATGGCCTTCCGCTTCGCCTCGGCCTCGGTCTCGGCGCCCGTGCAGTACACCCAGCTGCTCTGGTCGGTCGCCGCCGGCTGGTTCGTCTTCAACGTCTTCCCCGGACCCCAGGTCTTCGCCGGGGCCGCCATCATCGTCGCCAGCGGCCTCTATCTCATCTGGTCCGAGCGGCGTCCGCGCCGGCCCTCGTGA
- a CDS encoding 2Fe-2S iron-sulfur cluster-binding protein produces the protein MPEITFIDHGGEKRVVNAATGSTVMEAAIKSGVPGIVAECGGACACATCHVYVDEAWTATTGTPSHMEEDMLDFAFDVKPTSRLSCQIKVTDAMNGLVIHTPPRQG, from the coding sequence ATGCCTGAGATCACTTTCATCGACCACGGTGGCGAGAAGCGCGTGGTCAACGCCGCGACCGGCTCGACCGTCATGGAAGCCGCGATCAAGAGCGGCGTGCCCGGCATCGTCGCCGAATGCGGCGGCGCCTGCGCCTGCGCCACCTGCCACGTCTATGTCGACGAGGCCTGGACCGCCACCACCGGCACGCCCTCCCACATGGAGGAGGACATGCTGGACTTCGCCTTCGACGTGAAGCCGACCTCGCGCCTGTCCTGCCAGATCAAGGTGACGGATGCCATGAACGGCCTCGTCATCCACACGCCGCCGCGCCAGGGCTGA
- a CDS encoding histidine phosphatase family protein, protein MRTDEDAMRRLILLRHAKSDWPPGMVDHDRPLAARGRRAAPLIGRWLVDNGFVPDRALVSTAERTRETWALASAGLIAMPAATFEPRIYEAPAWQLLNVIRETPDDVATLLLVGHNTGIEDLAARLIGAGPEDQRRRLARKYPTGGLAVIDCAAHSWRDIAAGIGTLHAFVVPRDLDPEAE, encoded by the coding sequence ATGAGGACGGACGAGGATGCGATGCGACGGCTGATCCTGCTCAGACATGCCAAGTCGGACTGGCCGCCCGGCATGGTCGACCATGACCGGCCGCTGGCGGCGCGCGGCCGCCGGGCAGCGCCGCTGATCGGACGGTGGCTGGTCGACAATGGCTTCGTGCCCGACCGGGCCCTGGTCTCCACCGCCGAGCGCACGCGCGAAACCTGGGCGCTGGCCAGCGCCGGCCTTATCGCCATGCCCGCCGCGACGTTCGAGCCGCGCATCTACGAGGCGCCGGCCTGGCAATTGCTCAACGTCATCCGCGAGACGCCAGACGACGTGGCGACGCTGCTTCTCGTCGGCCACAACACCGGCATCGAGGATCTCGCGGCCCGCCTTATCGGCGCGGGACCGGAGGACCAGCGGCGGCGCCTCGCGCGCAAGTATCCGACCGGCGGCCTCGCGGTCATCGACTGTGCGGCGCATTCCTGGCGCGACATCGCCGCCGGCATCGGCACGCTCCACGCCTTCGTCGTCCCGCGGGACCTCGATCCAGAGGCCGAGTGA